From Vespula vulgaris chromosome 11, iyVesVulg1.1, whole genome shotgun sequence, the proteins below share one genomic window:
- the LOC127067434 gene encoding DNA (cytosine-5)-methyltransferase 3B-like isoform X4, translated as MELGLLTESSLKNISIKMLSDDGKIVKKSSLNCSINTTNFVSSWPFINDERSKFKLDKNYVSKAKLKRRRKGRKKLWYKKKLSSDKKENEDIYNLRSSPINNNYNDDDDDDDDDDDDDDDDDDDDDNNNNNNKRDNNKIDNSLDSDSAFEKSLEDYEESNVGNTDSLKPDWSYVDHKKEIKSTHFDNTKTHSNDSIKDDSEETISFLPSNIKIDKNKCEHSKFDEIHDIPLAKRLSNEIKKDDMVDNLSMCFRDYSSSSTFAGKNSNQNLAENKTHVENNTSNTKKIEDIKVKKDNSCKNIFEEDDIDQNLRRVTRGLTKINKSVNENFLGRLVWGCCSGWWPALIIDAEHVGMISEPGKLWVYWIGDSLISLLNEKTQIKPFTDNLELRLKQKSESADSMQSIDLTIQMIREKCGCLLTKPYHIWVQKNFIDKTKKEIKFYPYPAKIQERLDFLKEKNSRINERYMLNQKQQSSEKTKKQVEKCTDTSFNEKNTELLPLMEQRPGVIAWAKIAGYNWWPAMIIDYRDCCLREPSFGCQWIMWYGDYTFSQIHHRAFMKFIEGMEKMQEYIQRTKKHFYLLGVLDASKDYYLRLGYDTENWTIADAITHSSQRNVCSQVRKRSLTVQKCSEESKKYSALILSKLNQLKINVTVDDQRKNDIINSNILHLIKIGKAVIEDICLRCLKISQEEMEQHPFFKGSLCKDCSEIFKPSIFVIGTDSKCYFCTVCAGSGTVVMCDNENCPRVYCTACLKHLIYPNEYHDILLEDPWKCLLCKMDNVSTPNRVIIPRPEWKEKFTHMFRTNPNSKMKFAVDNNWVKRKMRVLSLFDGLATGLVVLLKLGIKIEVYYASEIDKDALTVSSSHFGDRIIYLGDVRDITIQKIKEIAPIDLVMGGSPCNDLSLVNPARLGLHDPNGTGVLFFEYKRIKELVKKANNGRHLFWLYENVANMETKYRLEINRCLGQEPDVIDSADFSPQHRLRLYWHNLPINAYTLPSENQHDLQDVLTPHCNRYALVKKIRTVTTNVHSLKQGKLALKPILMKDESDLLWITELEEIFGFPRHYTDVKNLSAEKRQKLIGKSWSVQTLSAIFLPLRSLYEHD; from the exons ATGGAGTTAGGATTACTCACGGAAtcatcattgaaaaatatttctataaaaatgttatcggATGATGGGAAGATCGTGAAAAAAAGTTCATTAAACTGTTCCATAAATACGACAAATTTTGTATCGTCTTGGCCTTTCATCAACGACGAACgatcaaaatttaaattagataaaaattatgtatccaaggcaaaattaaaaagacgacgtaagggaagaaaaaagttgtggtataaaaaaaaattgtcatctgataaaaaggagaatgaaGACATTTATAATTTGAGATCGAGtccgataaataataattataatgatgatgatgatgatgatgatgatgatgatgatgatgatgatgatgatgatgatgatgacgataataataataataataataaacgtgataataataaaattgataattctTTGGACAGTGATAGTGCTTTTGAAAAAAGTCTTGAAGATTATGAAGAAAGTAATGTTGGTAACACTGATTCGTTGAAACCTGATTGGTCGTACGttgatcataaaaaagaaattaaatctaCGCATTTCGACAATACAAAAACGCATTCAAACGATAGCATCAAAGATGATTCCGAAGagactatttcttttttaccatcaaatataaaaatagataaaaacaaatgtgAACATTCGAAATTCGACGAAATTCACGACATACCTTTAGCTAAAAgattatcgaacgaaattaaaaaagatgatatGGTAGATAATCTTTCAATGTGCTTTCGTGACTACAGTAGTAGTTCGACTTTTGCCGGGAAAAATTCGAATCAAAATTTAGCCGAGAACAAAACGCATGTTGAGAATAATACGTcgaatacgaaaaaaattgaagatattaaagtaaaaaaggataattcttgtaagaatatttttgaGGAGGATGATATTGATCAGAATTTACGCAGAGTGACTAGGGGTctgacaaaaattaataagtcTGTTAATGAGAATTTTCTTGGAAGATTAGTATGGGGATGTTGTTCTGGTTGGTGGCCAG CATTGATTATCGATGCAGAACATGTAGGAATGATTTCTGAACCTGGAAAATTATGGGTTTATTGGATCGGCGACTCGTTAATATCtctt CTCAATGAAAAAACACAGATAAAACCGTTCACCGATAATTTAGAGTTAAGACTCAAACAAAAATCAGAATCTGCTGATAGCATGCAATCTATCGATTTAACCATTCAg ATGATACGTGAAAAGTGTGGCTGCTTGTTAACGAAACCTTATCATATTTGGGTACAGAagaatttcattgataaaacaaaaa AAGAGATTAAGTTCTACCCATATCCAGCTAAAATACAAGAGAGATTagattttctaaaagaaaaaaattcaagaattaatgaaagatATATGTTGAATCAGAAACAAC aatCATccgaaaaaactaaaaaacaaGTTGAGAAGTGTACTGATACGAGttttaacgaaaagaataCTGAATTATTACCTTTGATGGAGCAACGGCCTGGCGTTATTGCTTGGGCAAAAATAGCTGGATACAATTGGTGGCCAG CTATGATCATTGATTATCGTGATTGCTGTCTGCGAGAGCCCAGTTTTGGTTGCCAATGGATAATGTGGTATGGCGATTATACATTTTCACAG atACACCATCGTgcatttatgaaatttatagaAGGAATGGAAAAAATGCAGGAGTATATTCAACGtacgaagaaacatttttatcttcttggAGTTCTTGATGCTTCTAAG GATTATTATTTACGGCTCGGTTATGATACGGAAAACTGGACTATCGCAGATGCTATAACACATTCCTCACAACGCAACGTTTGTTCACAAGTAAGAAAAAGGTCCTTGACAGTACAGAAATGTTCAgaagaatcaaaaaaatattctgcattgattttaagtaaattaaatcaattgaaaataaatgtcaCTGTTGATGATCAGCGAAAAAATGACATTATCAATAGTA acatattacatttgataaaaattggcAAAGCTGTAATAGAGGACATATGTTTAAGATGTTTAAAGATATCTCAAGAAGAAATGGAACAACATCCATTTTTTAAAGGATCTTTATGCAAAGATTGTTCG GAAATATTCAAACCATCTATTTTTGTGATCGGTACAGACAGTAAATGC TATTTTTGCACCGTTTGTGCTGGATCTGGTACAGTAGTTATGTGTGACAATGAAAATTGTCCTCG AGTTTATTGCACTGCCTGCCTAAAGCATTTAATATATCCAAATGAGTACCATGATATACTTCTCGAAGATCCATGGAAATGCTTGCTTTGTAAAATGGATAATGTTTCTACACCAAACAGAGTAATAATACCACGGCcggaatggaaagaaaaatttactcATATGTTTAGAACAAACCCTAattcaaaaatgaaatttgcaGTAGACAATAATtgggtaaagagaaaaatgcgTGTCCTTTCGCTATTCGACGGCTTGGCTACTG GTTTGGTAGTACTCCTCAAATTGGGTATAAAAATCGAAGTATATTATGCTAGTGAGATCGACAAAGACGCTTTGACTGTTAGCTCTTCGCATTTTGGagatcgtattatttatttaggaGACGTAAGAGACATAAccatacaaaaaattaaagaaattgcTCCTATTGATTTGGTGATGGGTGGATCGCCATGTAACGACTTGAGTCTTGTAAATCCAGCACGGTTGGGTCTTCATG ATCCTAATGGAACTGGtgttttattctttgaatATAAACGCATCAAGGAATTAGTAAAAAAAGCTAATAACGGAAGACATTTATTTTGGTTATACGAAAACGTTGCCAATATGGAAACTAAGTATAGGTTAGAAATCAACAG ATGTCTTGGACAGGAACCTGATGTGATAGATTCTGCAGATTTCTCACCTCAGCATCGATTAAGACTTTATTGGCATAACCTACCGATAAATGCGTATACTTTGCCGTCTGAAAATCAACATGATCTACAAGATGTACTTACGCCACATTGTAATCGATATGctttagtaaaaaaaatcaGGACAGTGACGACAAATGTACATTCATTGAAACAAG gTAAACTAGCGCTGAAGCCAATTCTGATGAAAGACGAGAGTGATTTGTTATGGATAACGGAGCTCGAAGAGATATTTGGATTTCCACGGCACTACACTGACGTTAAAAACTTATCTGCGGAGAAACGCCAAAAACTAATTGGCAAGTCGTGGAGCGTACAGACGCTTTCCGCCATATTCCTACCGTTGCGCTCTCTATACGAGCACGACTAA
- the LOC127067434 gene encoding DNA (cytosine-5)-methyltransferase 3B-like isoform X2, producing the protein MLCKFGILYVYIRICIKLYARMDCNNQIQSKTWLEGNVWSVVCAMELGLLTESSLKNISIKMLSDDGKIVKKSSLNCSINTTNFVSSWPFINDERSKFKLDKNYVSKAKLKRRRKGRKKLWYKKKLSSDKKENEDIYNLRSSPINNNYNDDDDDDDDDDDDDDDDDDDDDNNNNNNKRDNNKIDNSLDSDSAFEKSLEDYEESNVGNTDSLKPDWSYVDHKKEIKSTHFDNTKTHSNDSIKDDSEETISFLPSNIKIDKNKCEHSKFDEIHDIPLAKRLSNEIKKDDMVDNLSMCFRDYSSSSTFAGKNSNQNLAENKTHVENNTSNTKKIEDIKVKKDNSCKNIFEEDDIDQNLRRVTRGLTKINKSVNENFLGRLVWGCCSGWWPALIIDAEHVGMISEPGKLWVYWIGDSLISLLNEKTQIKPFTDNLELRLKQKSESADSMQSIDLTIQMIREKCGCLLTKPYHIWVQKNFIDKTKKEIKFYPYPAKIQERLDFLKEKNSRINERYMLNQKQQSSEKTKKQVEKCTDTSFNEKNTELLPLMEQRPGVIAWAKIAGYNWWPAMIIDYRDCCLREPSFGCQWIMWYGDYTFSQIHHRAFMKFIEGMEKMQEYIQRTKKHFYLLGVLDASKDYYLRLGYDTENWTIADAITHSSQRNVCSQVRKRSLTVQKCSEESKKYSALILSKLNQLKINVTVDDQRKNDIINSNILHLIKIGKAVIEDICLRCLKISQEEMEQHPFFKGSLCKDCSEIFKPSIFVIGTDSKCYFCTVCAGSGTVVMCDNENCPRVYCTACLKHLIYPNEYHDILLEDPWKCLLCKMDNVSTPNRVIIPRPEWKEKFTHMFRTNPNSKMKFAVDNNWVKRKMRVLSLFDGLATGLVVLLKLGIKIEVYYASEIDKDALTVSSSHFGDRIIYLGDVRDITIQKIKEIAPIDLVMGGSPCNDLSLVNPARLGLHDPNGTGVLFFEYKRIKELVKKANNGRHLFWLYENVANMETKYRLEINRCLGQEPDVIDSADFSPQHRLRLYWHNLPINAYTLPSENQHDLQDVLTPHCNRYALVKKIRTVTTNVHSLKQGKLALKPILMKDESDLLWITELEEIFGFPRHYTDVKNLSAEKRQKLIGKSWSVQTLSAIFLPLRSLYEHD; encoded by the exons ATGTTATGTAAATTTGgtattttgtatgtatatatacgtatatgtataaaattgtatgcgcgtatggat tgtaataatcaAATTCAATCAAAAACATGGTTAGAAGGCAACGTTTGGTCCGTCGTTTGTGCAATGGAGTTAGGATTACTCACGGAAtcatcattgaaaaatatttctataaaaatgttatcggATGATGGGAAGATCGTGAAAAAAAGTTCATTAAACTGTTCCATAAATACGACAAATTTTGTATCGTCTTGGCCTTTCATCAACGACGAACgatcaaaatttaaattagataaaaattatgtatccaaggcaaaattaaaaagacgacgtaagggaagaaaaaagttgtggtataaaaaaaaattgtcatctgataaaaaggagaatgaaGACATTTATAATTTGAGATCGAGtccgataaataataattataatgatgatgatgatgatgatgatgatgatgatgatgatgatgatgatgatgatgatgatgacgataataataataataataataaacgtgataataataaaattgataattctTTGGACAGTGATAGTGCTTTTGAAAAAAGTCTTGAAGATTATGAAGAAAGTAATGTTGGTAACACTGATTCGTTGAAACCTGATTGGTCGTACGttgatcataaaaaagaaattaaatctaCGCATTTCGACAATACAAAAACGCATTCAAACGATAGCATCAAAGATGATTCCGAAGagactatttcttttttaccatcaaatataaaaatagataaaaacaaatgtgAACATTCGAAATTCGACGAAATTCACGACATACCTTTAGCTAAAAgattatcgaacgaaattaaaaaagatgatatGGTAGATAATCTTTCAATGTGCTTTCGTGACTACAGTAGTAGTTCGACTTTTGCCGGGAAAAATTCGAATCAAAATTTAGCCGAGAACAAAACGCATGTTGAGAATAATACGTcgaatacgaaaaaaattgaagatattaaagtaaaaaaggataattcttgtaagaatatttttgaGGAGGATGATATTGATCAGAATTTACGCAGAGTGACTAGGGGTctgacaaaaattaataagtcTGTTAATGAGAATTTTCTTGGAAGATTAGTATGGGGATGTTGTTCTGGTTGGTGGCCAG CATTGATTATCGATGCAGAACATGTAGGAATGATTTCTGAACCTGGAAAATTATGGGTTTATTGGATCGGCGACTCGTTAATATCtctt CTCAATGAAAAAACACAGATAAAACCGTTCACCGATAATTTAGAGTTAAGACTCAAACAAAAATCAGAATCTGCTGATAGCATGCAATCTATCGATTTAACCATTCAg ATGATACGTGAAAAGTGTGGCTGCTTGTTAACGAAACCTTATCATATTTGGGTACAGAagaatttcattgataaaacaaaaa AAGAGATTAAGTTCTACCCATATCCAGCTAAAATACAAGAGAGATTagattttctaaaagaaaaaaattcaagaattaatgaaagatATATGTTGAATCAGAAACAAC aatCATccgaaaaaactaaaaaacaaGTTGAGAAGTGTACTGATACGAGttttaacgaaaagaataCTGAATTATTACCTTTGATGGAGCAACGGCCTGGCGTTATTGCTTGGGCAAAAATAGCTGGATACAATTGGTGGCCAG CTATGATCATTGATTATCGTGATTGCTGTCTGCGAGAGCCCAGTTTTGGTTGCCAATGGATAATGTGGTATGGCGATTATACATTTTCACAG atACACCATCGTgcatttatgaaatttatagaAGGAATGGAAAAAATGCAGGAGTATATTCAACGtacgaagaaacatttttatcttcttggAGTTCTTGATGCTTCTAAG GATTATTATTTACGGCTCGGTTATGATACGGAAAACTGGACTATCGCAGATGCTATAACACATTCCTCACAACGCAACGTTTGTTCACAAGTAAGAAAAAGGTCCTTGACAGTACAGAAATGTTCAgaagaatcaaaaaaatattctgcattgattttaagtaaattaaatcaattgaaaataaatgtcaCTGTTGATGATCAGCGAAAAAATGACATTATCAATAGTA acatattacatttgataaaaattggcAAAGCTGTAATAGAGGACATATGTTTAAGATGTTTAAAGATATCTCAAGAAGAAATGGAACAACATCCATTTTTTAAAGGATCTTTATGCAAAGATTGTTCG GAAATATTCAAACCATCTATTTTTGTGATCGGTACAGACAGTAAATGC TATTTTTGCACCGTTTGTGCTGGATCTGGTACAGTAGTTATGTGTGACAATGAAAATTGTCCTCG AGTTTATTGCACTGCCTGCCTAAAGCATTTAATATATCCAAATGAGTACCATGATATACTTCTCGAAGATCCATGGAAATGCTTGCTTTGTAAAATGGATAATGTTTCTACACCAAACAGAGTAATAATACCACGGCcggaatggaaagaaaaatttactcATATGTTTAGAACAAACCCTAattcaaaaatgaaatttgcaGTAGACAATAATtgggtaaagagaaaaatgcgTGTCCTTTCGCTATTCGACGGCTTGGCTACTG GTTTGGTAGTACTCCTCAAATTGGGTATAAAAATCGAAGTATATTATGCTAGTGAGATCGACAAAGACGCTTTGACTGTTAGCTCTTCGCATTTTGGagatcgtattatttatttaggaGACGTAAGAGACATAAccatacaaaaaattaaagaaattgcTCCTATTGATTTGGTGATGGGTGGATCGCCATGTAACGACTTGAGTCTTGTAAATCCAGCACGGTTGGGTCTTCATG ATCCTAATGGAACTGGtgttttattctttgaatATAAACGCATCAAGGAATTAGTAAAAAAAGCTAATAACGGAAGACATTTATTTTGGTTATACGAAAACGTTGCCAATATGGAAACTAAGTATAGGTTAGAAATCAACAG ATGTCTTGGACAGGAACCTGATGTGATAGATTCTGCAGATTTCTCACCTCAGCATCGATTAAGACTTTATTGGCATAACCTACCGATAAATGCGTATACTTTGCCGTCTGAAAATCAACATGATCTACAAGATGTACTTACGCCACATTGTAATCGATATGctttagtaaaaaaaatcaGGACAGTGACGACAAATGTACATTCATTGAAACAAG gTAAACTAGCGCTGAAGCCAATTCTGATGAAAGACGAGAGTGATTTGTTATGGATAACGGAGCTCGAAGAGATATTTGGATTTCCACGGCACTACACTGACGTTAAAAACTTATCTGCGGAGAAACGCCAAAAACTAATTGGCAAGTCGTGGAGCGTACAGACGCTTTCCGCCATATTCCTACCGTTGCGCTCTCTATACGAGCACGACTAA
- the LOC127067434 gene encoding DNA (cytosine-5)-methyltransferase 3B-like isoform X3, with protein sequence MDHRTSHSNRRRCNNQIQSKTWLEGNVWSVVCAMELGLLTESSLKNISIKMLSDDGKIVKKSSLNCSINTTNFVSSWPFINDERSKFKLDKNYVSKAKLKRRRKGRKKLWYKKKLSSDKKENEDIYNLRSSPINNNYNDDDDDDDDDDDDDDDDDDDDDNNNNNNKRDNNKIDNSLDSDSAFEKSLEDYEESNVGNTDSLKPDWSYVDHKKEIKSTHFDNTKTHSNDSIKDDSEETISFLPSNIKIDKNKCEHSKFDEIHDIPLAKRLSNEIKKDDMVDNLSMCFRDYSSSSTFAGKNSNQNLAENKTHVENNTSNTKKIEDIKVKKDNSCKNIFEEDDIDQNLRRVTRGLTKINKSVNENFLGRLVWGCCSGWWPALIIDAEHVGMISEPGKLWVYWIGDSLISLLNEKTQIKPFTDNLELRLKQKSESADSMQSIDLTIQMIREKCGCLLTKPYHIWVQKNFIDKTKKEIKFYPYPAKIQERLDFLKEKNSRINERYMLNQKQQSSEKTKKQVEKCTDTSFNEKNTELLPLMEQRPGVIAWAKIAGYNWWPAMIIDYRDCCLREPSFGCQWIMWYGDYTFSQIHHRAFMKFIEGMEKMQEYIQRTKKHFYLLGVLDASKDYYLRLGYDTENWTIADAITHSSQRNVCSQVRKRSLTVQKCSEESKKYSALILSKLNQLKINVTVDDQRKNDIINSNILHLIKIGKAVIEDICLRCLKISQEEMEQHPFFKGSLCKDCSEIFKPSIFVIGTDSKCYFCTVCAGSGTVVMCDNENCPRVYCTACLKHLIYPNEYHDILLEDPWKCLLCKMDNVSTPNRVIIPRPEWKEKFTHMFRTNPNSKMKFAVDNNWVKRKMRVLSLFDGLATGLVVLLKLGIKIEVYYASEIDKDALTVSSSHFGDRIIYLGDVRDITIQKIKEIAPIDLVMGGSPCNDLSLVNPARLGLHDPNGTGVLFFEYKRIKELVKKANNGRHLFWLYENVANMETKYRLEINRCLGQEPDVIDSADFSPQHRLRLYWHNLPINAYTLPSENQHDLQDVLTPHCNRYALVKKIRTVTTNVHSLKQGKLALKPILMKDESDLLWITELEEIFGFPRHYTDVKNLSAEKRQKLIGKSWSVQTLSAIFLPLRSLYEHD encoded by the exons tgtaataatcaAATTCAATCAAAAACATGGTTAGAAGGCAACGTTTGGTCCGTCGTTTGTGCAATGGAGTTAGGATTACTCACGGAAtcatcattgaaaaatatttctataaaaatgttatcggATGATGGGAAGATCGTGAAAAAAAGTTCATTAAACTGTTCCATAAATACGACAAATTTTGTATCGTCTTGGCCTTTCATCAACGACGAACgatcaaaatttaaattagataaaaattatgtatccaaggcaaaattaaaaagacgacgtaagggaagaaaaaagttgtggtataaaaaaaaattgtcatctgataaaaaggagaatgaaGACATTTATAATTTGAGATCGAGtccgataaataataattataatgatgatgatgatgatgatgatgatgatgatgatgatgatgatgatgatgatgatgatgacgataataataataataataataaacgtgataataataaaattgataattctTTGGACAGTGATAGTGCTTTTGAAAAAAGTCTTGAAGATTATGAAGAAAGTAATGTTGGTAACACTGATTCGTTGAAACCTGATTGGTCGTACGttgatcataaaaaagaaattaaatctaCGCATTTCGACAATACAAAAACGCATTCAAACGATAGCATCAAAGATGATTCCGAAGagactatttcttttttaccatcaaatataaaaatagataaaaacaaatgtgAACATTCGAAATTCGACGAAATTCACGACATACCTTTAGCTAAAAgattatcgaacgaaattaaaaaagatgatatGGTAGATAATCTTTCAATGTGCTTTCGTGACTACAGTAGTAGTTCGACTTTTGCCGGGAAAAATTCGAATCAAAATTTAGCCGAGAACAAAACGCATGTTGAGAATAATACGTcgaatacgaaaaaaattgaagatattaaagtaaaaaaggataattcttgtaagaatatttttgaGGAGGATGATATTGATCAGAATTTACGCAGAGTGACTAGGGGTctgacaaaaattaataagtcTGTTAATGAGAATTTTCTTGGAAGATTAGTATGGGGATGTTGTTCTGGTTGGTGGCCAG CATTGATTATCGATGCAGAACATGTAGGAATGATTTCTGAACCTGGAAAATTATGGGTTTATTGGATCGGCGACTCGTTAATATCtctt CTCAATGAAAAAACACAGATAAAACCGTTCACCGATAATTTAGAGTTAAGACTCAAACAAAAATCAGAATCTGCTGATAGCATGCAATCTATCGATTTAACCATTCAg ATGATACGTGAAAAGTGTGGCTGCTTGTTAACGAAACCTTATCATATTTGGGTACAGAagaatttcattgataaaacaaaaa AAGAGATTAAGTTCTACCCATATCCAGCTAAAATACAAGAGAGATTagattttctaaaagaaaaaaattcaagaattaatgaaagatATATGTTGAATCAGAAACAAC aatCATccgaaaaaactaaaaaacaaGTTGAGAAGTGTACTGATACGAGttttaacgaaaagaataCTGAATTATTACCTTTGATGGAGCAACGGCCTGGCGTTATTGCTTGGGCAAAAATAGCTGGATACAATTGGTGGCCAG CTATGATCATTGATTATCGTGATTGCTGTCTGCGAGAGCCCAGTTTTGGTTGCCAATGGATAATGTGGTATGGCGATTATACATTTTCACAG atACACCATCGTgcatttatgaaatttatagaAGGAATGGAAAAAATGCAGGAGTATATTCAACGtacgaagaaacatttttatcttcttggAGTTCTTGATGCTTCTAAG GATTATTATTTACGGCTCGGTTATGATACGGAAAACTGGACTATCGCAGATGCTATAACACATTCCTCACAACGCAACGTTTGTTCACAAGTAAGAAAAAGGTCCTTGACAGTACAGAAATGTTCAgaagaatcaaaaaaatattctgcattgattttaagtaaattaaatcaattgaaaataaatgtcaCTGTTGATGATCAGCGAAAAAATGACATTATCAATAGTA acatattacatttgataaaaattggcAAAGCTGTAATAGAGGACATATGTTTAAGATGTTTAAAGATATCTCAAGAAGAAATGGAACAACATCCATTTTTTAAAGGATCTTTATGCAAAGATTGTTCG GAAATATTCAAACCATCTATTTTTGTGATCGGTACAGACAGTAAATGC TATTTTTGCACCGTTTGTGCTGGATCTGGTACAGTAGTTATGTGTGACAATGAAAATTGTCCTCG AGTTTATTGCACTGCCTGCCTAAAGCATTTAATATATCCAAATGAGTACCATGATATACTTCTCGAAGATCCATGGAAATGCTTGCTTTGTAAAATGGATAATGTTTCTACACCAAACAGAGTAATAATACCACGGCcggaatggaaagaaaaatttactcATATGTTTAGAACAAACCCTAattcaaaaatgaaatttgcaGTAGACAATAATtgggtaaagagaaaaatgcgTGTCCTTTCGCTATTCGACGGCTTGGCTACTG GTTTGGTAGTACTCCTCAAATTGGGTATAAAAATCGAAGTATATTATGCTAGTGAGATCGACAAAGACGCTTTGACTGTTAGCTCTTCGCATTTTGGagatcgtattatttatttaggaGACGTAAGAGACATAAccatacaaaaaattaaagaaattgcTCCTATTGATTTGGTGATGGGTGGATCGCCATGTAACGACTTGAGTCTTGTAAATCCAGCACGGTTGGGTCTTCATG ATCCTAATGGAACTGGtgttttattctttgaatATAAACGCATCAAGGAATTAGTAAAAAAAGCTAATAACGGAAGACATTTATTTTGGTTATACGAAAACGTTGCCAATATGGAAACTAAGTATAGGTTAGAAATCAACAG ATGTCTTGGACAGGAACCTGATGTGATAGATTCTGCAGATTTCTCACCTCAGCATCGATTAAGACTTTATTGGCATAACCTACCGATAAATGCGTATACTTTGCCGTCTGAAAATCAACATGATCTACAAGATGTACTTACGCCACATTGTAATCGATATGctttagtaaaaaaaatcaGGACAGTGACGACAAATGTACATTCATTGAAACAAG gTAAACTAGCGCTGAAGCCAATTCTGATGAAAGACGAGAGTGATTTGTTATGGATAACGGAGCTCGAAGAGATATTTGGATTTCCACGGCACTACACTGACGTTAAAAACTTATCTGCGGAGAAACGCCAAAAACTAATTGGCAAGTCGTGGAGCGTACAGACGCTTTCCGCCATATTCCTACCGTTGCGCTCTCTATACGAGCACGACTAA